The Mustelus asterias chromosome 30, sMusAst1.hap1.1, whole genome shotgun sequence DNA segment catgccttcaccttgtagcctgttatgacttgcagaccttgccataggcgggggtcggtgtggctagcctgggactccagcatttgaaggtgaggggcaggaggttcagagaGGATTtggggaaaaatgttttcacccagagggtggcgggagtctggaattctctgtctgggagggtagtagaggcgggaaacctcacaacctttaaaaagcacatggatgagcacttgaatggTTTGACAGTTCAAACGCTATCAGCTAAGTTGTTTGCCAGCTGTAAATGTCACAGTTGGAATCACATTGCGATTCAGtgttctcccaggctcaaagagcaccAGCCCAATGGAAGCAAAGATCGGCCAGTCCAGAGAGAAAACTtctgaccctcccacttcacccactgtcagaatgaacatggttcagtcctggatgtgattaacagcagaatccaaccccccgtcatcacttgtgaacccgctggtgtctccgTAGGTGTGTTGACtcagcgaatcccttcccacacacagagcaggtgaacggtctctccccggtgtgaattcgctcgtggacctgcaggctggataactgcgtgaatcccttctcacagtgagagcaggtgaacggcctctccccggtgtgaatgcgctggtgtgtccgcaggctggatgaccgagtgaatcccttcccacactgagagcaggtgaacggcctctccccgctgtgaacccgctggtgttcccgcaggttggatgaatcgctgaatcccttcccacacacacagcaggtgaatggctttgcCCCAGTGTGGATCCGCTCATGTTTCCCCAGGTGGGATGACGTCCGAAACCTCTTTGGGCagcgagagcagctgaacggcctctccccagtgtgaatactcCGGTGGACCACCAGATCCTGAgaccttttgaatccgctcccacagtccgagcatTTAAAGGGCTTCTCATTGGTgtgggtgagattgtgactcagcaggctggataactgagtgaatcccttcccacacacggagcaggtgtacggtttctccccagtgtgaacttgctggtgtctctgcaggttggatgacgatCTAAATGTCATtgggcagtgagagcagctgaacggtcgctCCCCTGTGTGAATACTCTGGTGGAACACCAGCTCCTGAGACCTTTTGAATTCACTCTCACAGTCGGAACATTTAAAGGGTCGCTCATTGCTGTGCGTGATGTAGTGACTctggaggctggataactgagtgaatcccttcccacactcagagcagatgaacggtctctccccgctgtgaactcgctcgtgtttccgcaggtgggatgatgtttgaaatttctttgagcagtgagagcaggtgaacggtctctccccggtgtgaactcgctggtgggacaccagttcctgAGGCCttttgaattcactcccacagtcagagcatttaaagggtctctcactggtgtgagtcacattgtgactcagcaggctggataggtcagtgaatcccttcccacactcagagcaggtgaacggcctctcctcagtgtgaactcgctggtgcgacTGCAGTTGGGATgacgttctaaacctctttgtgcagtcagAGCaactgaacggtttctccccagtgtggatgcgctggtgggacaccagttcctgagagcttttgaagccactcccacagtcggagcatttaaagggtctctcgttggtgtgagtgagattgtgtgtctgcaggctggataaccgagcaaatcccttcccgcacacagagcaggtgaacggcctctccccggtgtgactgcgtcgatgagtttccagctcagatgggaacctgaatcccttcccacagtccccacatttccacggtttctccatggtgcgggtgtccttgtgactctccaggttaaacaatcagttaaatctcacacagatcaCGGgtgcagtctctccccgctgtgaacgctgccatgtattttcaggctgtgtaactggttaaagctctttccacactcagtgcactggaacactctcactcgggtgtgtgtgtgtgtcttggtgcttttccagtcacactgatgcttAAAACCTTCTGAAGCTGATAGAACAGAGGAACATTTTTCGTTCTAGCTTTAATGGTACTCAAGTCCAGATGAATTGGGTAActctgtcagatcttgatgtgatgtttggtttgggaTTTCTATCTTTGGATCCTAGCCTTCTGATATCCTGGagaaggaatttacaaaagtcatcactgttaGGACAGGAgaaaaattcagaacagacaattctagttttgatggaatattctttcctctcccattccccaaaagctgtaaatctccatcccacgcactctccctccattctcattctgctgtgtctaatattcaccctcccaattctcctgaaggtgctgatcgaggctgattgacagatccatgctcactgcttcctgtcctggacacagagagctgaaaatctccatgcaggctgccagacagatatatgtctatctgactggactaacaatgcaTTTAACGGATCGGATTGTTTCAGTTGTTTAAGATACAGGGGCTTGTGGTTGATGATGATCTTGAACTTGCTGCCTATGAGGGTAGGCAAGCAGAGATGATCAGTAATTTCTAATTGAGATTGGATGGGTGCTGCAGGGTTACAGAATGGGAGCCACTCCAGACTGACAGAATTGCTCAACAGAGAGTCAGCAGGGACTCGAGTTGTCTAATGGCCTGTGCTGTAATGATTCTAATTGGAAATAtataaaagtttttttattagtcacaagtaggctgacattaacactgcaatgaagttactgtgaaaatcccctagtcgccgcactctggcacctgtttgggttacattgagggagaatttagcattatcaatgcacctgaccagcatgtctttcggactgtgggaggaaactggagcacccggaggaaacccacgcagacacgggagagaacgtgcaaactccacacagacagtgatccaagccaggaatcgaactcgggtccctggcgcttaaggcagcagtgctaaccactgtgccacccccgctGCAGTACTCTATTGCAAGactagaaataataataaatatacaTTAGCACAGAACCATCCAATATTTATCACAGAACAACACTGGTCATATTTTTGTCCTCAGAGTTTTAAAGCACAACAAGAGGCTCTTTGGACCTCGTATTTGTGCCAGCTCTCAAGCATCGGtcttttctaatcccatcttccaccACTTGGTCAGTAGTAGCCTTGTAAGCTGTGGCATTTCAActgacttctatgatttctatgattctatgatttctaactgctcatctaaatgctcctTAAATGTTGAGCATTCCCACCTCTGCCACCTCTTGAGGCATTGAGTTCCAGATTccaatcaccctctgggtgaaagtcttttccctcaaatcccctttaAATCTTCTTCTCCTCAccataaatctatgtcccctggataTTGACCCAGCCACTAAGGGTCAGTAAACTAAGGGCTCAtatttttgtacatctcaatcaggtctcccctcagccttttctgctttagggagaacaattccagcctaaccagcctctcttcatacccGAAacattccagcccaggcaacaccctggtgaatctcctctacaccttctctagtgcaatcacatccttcctaaaatgtgacgACCCGAATTGCAGACAGTACTCTAGCTTTTGATATACTCAATTATAACcatagaagaaaccctacagtgcagaaagaggccatttggcccatcgagtctgcaccgaccacagtgctgcctcacagcgccaaggacccgggttcaattcccggcttgggtcactgtgtgtgtggagtttgcatgttcctcccgtgtctgcatgggtttcctcggggtgctgcagtttcctcccacagtccatagacatgctggttaggtgcattggccaggccaaattctacctcagtgcacccgaacaggcaccagagtgtggcgactaggagattttcatactaacttcattgcggtgttaatgtaagactacttgtgactaataaatataaataaaccTGCCTGCTCTAATATTCTGAGCCTCGGCTAAAAAAAGGCAGATATCCCATATCTGGATAATctctcctgctgtcttcagggtcCTATGGACATGtagcccaaggtccctctgtactTCCTGGAGTCCTATTGTTCATTGTATCTTCCctggccttgttagtcctcccaaaatacatcacctcagacatttcagggttaaattacatttgccactgttctccccatctaaccagcccgtccacatcatcctgtaatctcaggctttcctcctcgctatttaccacatcaCCAATTTTTGGACCATCAGCAAACTCACTGATCGAACCCCCACCTTCAGGTCCACAGGAAGCTCCGCGCGGCCATTGACACAAAGcccggactctgattggctggaggaccggcgcccatccggtcctccaagcgttgccattggtcaatctgccgcacgtagacaatgagggggcggaacccgagcccaggtgggggtgggcggggctttgaccgccagccgcgctgagctggtgtccaatccgcagtgtgctgcttctgtaaccagtgatattgctgccaatggggacactgtgtgctgggaacgcccctctgagtcattgtgacggcacaatggagccctgcctgaatcagccaatagcaatcactctgctccgcggtgacgtctccgggttcaggcgccgggacccgggagccccgcccccacccattgttcccccagtctgtacattccacacattgttagtgcagtcagatagacatatatctgtctggccgcctgcatggaggtttccagctctctgtgtccaggacaggaagcagtgagcatggatctgtcaatcagcaccttcaggagaattaatttaaatttaatttacttattagtgtcataagtaggcaaacattaacactgcaatgaggttcctgtgaaagtcccctggttgccacactccggcgcctgtttgggtacactgagggagaatttagcatagccagtgcacctaaccagtctttcggactgtgggtggaaaccaggtgagcacccagaggaaacccacacaggtggggagaatatgcaaaatccgcacagatagtgacccgagctgggaatcgaacccggatccctgaggcagcagtgctaaccactgtgtcaccattggGAAGGTGAATATTAGACACAGCagaatgagaatggagggagaatgcgtgggatggagattcacagcttttggggaatgagagaggaaagaatgttcaatAAAAAgtagaactgtctgttctgaatttctatcctgtactgacactgatgacttttcttagaaatcttagaatccctacagtacagaaagaggccattcggcccatcgagtcagcaccgaccacaatcccacccaggcccaaccccatatccctacatattttacccgctaatcccactaacctccgcatcccaggacactaaggggcaattttagcatggccaatcaacctaacccgcacatctttggactgtgggaggaaaccggagcacccggaggaaacccacgcagacacgaggagaatgtgcaaactccacacagacagtgacccaagctgggaatcgaacccaggtccctggagctgtgaagcagcagtgctaaccactgtgctaccgtgccgcccttttacaggatccttttacaggatatcagaaggtaaTGAGTTATAAACAGAACTATCAAATCAAATGTCACGTTAATATCTGACAAAGTCAGTCAATGTTTCGGAACCGGAATACAGTCGACCCCATTTCTAACATCGctgtgtcaaaaataaaatctcatctccccctctggctcctttgccaattaccttagagggactcactttctgttaaagaacctgccaacccctctcatccACTTTCCCtgaagtgcatcaatctcatcaagaAAAATCCagcaaaatcaaatatttttactgataaaagtttattgatGCAACAGAACGTGATTAAAAATAAAGTGAAAATGACTTCAGGATCAAGGACatccagagtaaaaggatgttcacaatgttctggacacaaatgatTTAACTTcaattcatctgtagcctgttccctgccctctttgtggaacacctccgctcagcccacaagcatgaccccTGACCTTCCACTTCTTGCCATTAGAATTCcccaccttgctctcacgctcacatttctgtcctcggccggctgcaatgttccagagaagcccaacacaagctggacaaacagcccctcatcttccgatgaggcactttacagccttctggactcaacattgagttcaacaacttcacaccctgaactctctcctccattttgatttgtttttatttgccgagtgccagtctgcatcttgctttcatgttttttttgcttccagacagagctgtcctttattctgccattaacacttactctggaccaatgctttgtttcttttctacaaccattacctctccctttgtcTTTTGTTCCACAACAAttttctcctcagatgctgccagacatgttgATTACtttctggcttggtcacagaaggcagagggtgggagtggaagggtcttttattTTAGGTCTACATGTAGTGGGGGAGAAACACATTATTTACAACCCAGATaacataaatgtccttcatcagcttttgtggatcatttcagtggaaatgtgctctcccaggctcaaagagcatcagcccattggaagcaaagtcatcagacggccagtccagcagaaagaaaccctcttaccaaatgtcagaatgaacatggctcAGTTCTGGATGTGATTAATAGCAGAATCCAATTtggtaatcacttgtgaacttgctggtgtctctgtcggtgggataactgagtgaatcccttcccacactgagagtaggtgaatggcctgtcccctgtgtgaactcactggtctGTCCGCAATGCAAAGGACGTTTTAAAtccctttgagcagtgagagcagctgaacggtctctcctcagcgTGAATgggctggtgggacaccagttctccagagcttttgaagccactcccacagtcagaacatttaaagggttggtgtgagtgactttgtgtctcagcaggtgggatgactgagtgaatccctgcccgcacacagagaggtgaacagtctctccccgctgtgaactcactggtgcgtTAGCAGGTCAGTTGAatttctaaatctctttgagcagtgagagcagctgaacggtctctcctcactgtgactgCACTGGTGGAACAGCAGTTCATCAGAGCTTTTGAAGtcattcccacagtcagagcattaaagagtctctcctgggtgtgagtgacttaGTGTGCACATAGGCTGGATAAATgagcgaatcctttcccacacacacagcatgtgaatggcctctcccctgtgtgaattacttggtgtctctgcaggttaggtagagtcatagaggtttacagcatggaaacaggccctttggcccaacttgtccatgccgccccttttttttttaaaccccttagctagtcccaattgcctgcatttggcccatatccctctatacccattgtacccatgtaactatctaaatgcttcttaaaagacaaaattgtacccgcctctactactacttctggcagcttgttccagacactcaccatcctcaccaCTCACCatcaaggatgagaggagacctaatagaggtgtatttaatgttgagaggcatagatcaggtggactctcagaggctttttcccagggtggaaatgtctgctacgagaggacacaggtttaaggtgctaagagtttagaaggatgaggggggatcttatggagacttataagataatgcgggggctggatagggtggaggcggagagattctttccacttagtaaggaagataaaactagaggacacagcctcaaaataaaggggggtcggtttaagacagagttgaggaggaacttcttctcccagagggtggtgaatctctggaattctctgcccactgaggtggtggaggctcagaatatgtttaaagcgcggatggatggattcctgatcggtaagggaattaagggttatggggatcaggcgggtaagtggtactgatccacgtcagatcagccatgatcttattgaatggcggagcaggctcgaggggctagatggcctactcctgctcctatttcttatgttcttatgttcttatggggggtaggtacaggggaaatgttaggggtaagtttttcacacagagggtggtgggcgagtggaatcggctgccgtcagtggtggtggaggcgaactcaataggatcttttaagagactcctggatgagtacatggagcttaataggatggagggttataggtaggtctagaaggtagggatgtgttcggcacaacttgtgggccgaagggcctgtttgtgctgtagtttttctatgtttctatcctgtgtgtgaaaaaattgcccctctagatacttttgtatctctcccctctcaccttaaacctatgccctctagttttagactcccctacctttgggaaaagatattgactatctagctgatctgtgcccatcattattttatagacctctataagatcaatcctcagcctcctacgctccagagaaaaaagtcccagtctatccagcctcttcttataactcaatccatcaagtctctgtagcatcctagtaaatcttttctgcactcttcctagtttaataatatcctttctataatagggtgatcagaattgcacacagtattccaagtgtggccttacctatgtcttgtacaacttcaacaagacgtcccaactcctgtattcaatgttctgaccaatgaaaccaagcatgccgaatgcttggggtaagtgagtgaatcccttcccacacacagagcaggtgaatggcctctccccagtgtgactgcgtcgatgaatttccagctgagacgGGGTTATGAATCCCtctccacagtccccacatttccacggtttctccatggtgcgggtgtccttgtgactctccaggttaaacaatcagttaaatctcacacagaacacgggtgcagtctctccccgctgtgaatgctgccatGTATTTTCAggttgtgtaactggttaaagctcttcccacactcagtgcactggaacactctcactcggccCTGGGTATgtttcagtgcttttccagtcacagtcatgtttaaaatcttttgaagata contains these protein-coding regions:
- the LOC144480855 gene encoding uncharacterized protein LOC144480855; translated protein: MEKPWKCGDCGKGFRFPSELETHRRSHTGERPFTCSVCGKGFARLSSLQTHNLTHTNERPFKCSDCGSGFKSSQELVSHQRIHTGEKPFSCSDCTKRFRTSSQLQSHQRVHTEERPFTCSECGKGFTDLSSLLSHNVTHTSERPFKCSDCGSEFKRPQELVSHQRVHTGERPFTCSHCSKKFQTSSHLRKHERVHSGERPFICSECGKGFTQLSSLQSHYITHSNERPFKCSDCESEFKRSQELVFHQSIHTGERPFSCSHCPMTFRSSSNLQRHQQVHTGEKPYTCSVCGKGFTQLSSLLSHNLTHTNEKPFKCSDCGSGFKRSQDLVVHRSIHTGERPFSCSRCPKRFRTSSHLGKHERIHTGAKPFTCCVCGKGFSDSSNLREHQRVHSGERPFTCSQCGKGFTRSSSLRTHQRIHTGERPFTCSHCEKGFTQLSSLQVHERIHTGERPFTCSVCGKGFAESTHLRRHQRVHNHTGERPFTCSQCRKGFTTLAHLLKHQRIHTGNRPFTCSQCGKGFVHSYNLAIHQRVHTGERPFICSQCGKGFAQSATLFTHQRVHTGERPFICSQCGMGFAHSSTLLTHQRIHTEERPFICSVCGKGFNRSSNLQAHQRVHTGERPFTCPVCGKGFSRSSNLQAHQRTHTGERPFTCSQCGKGFAQSSSLATHERIHTGERPFTCSLCGNRFADSSTLLAHRRVHTGERPFACSQCGVGFAHSSTLLKHQRTHTGERPFTCSACGKGFNRSSSLAIHERIHTGERPFACSQCGKGFAHSSTLLAHQRVHTGERPFTCSQCGKGYITSSTLLRHQRIHK